A window of the Desulfovibrio sp. UIB00 genome harbors these coding sequences:
- a CDS encoding purine-nucleoside phosphorylase, translating to MQNFQDVQRAATALRDAIQAAQGPLALPLGARRLDPKAAPDADAPVGIVLGTGLSALAEKLQDRVVVPYTDLPGFPASSVEGHAGAFVWGRFAGACGEDDSIGRYALIQQGRCHLYEGRTPAEVCMGVRVMALMGVKTLVITNAAGGLNPQFDAGGIMCMSDIINNTGHSPLTGINVEAWGPRFPDMCAPLDADLRAMAMETAAKMGLRLERGVYIGVHGPEMETPAETRMYRQWGADAVGMSTVLEIIAARHMGMRVLGLSCLTNKNLPDCMTPAPLEEILAVAAVAGKNLGRLIRAMVTKL from the coding sequence ATGCAAAATTTTCAGGATGTCCAGCGCGCCGCAACGGCACTGCGTGACGCCATTCAGGCCGCGCAGGGGCCTCTGGCTTTGCCCTTGGGAGCGCGCAGGCTTGATCCCAAGGCCGCGCCCGATGCGGATGCACCTGTAGGCATTGTGCTGGGTACGGGGCTTTCTGCTCTGGCAGAAAAGCTGCAAGACCGTGTTGTTGTTCCCTATACCGACTTGCCGGGTTTTCCCGCTTCCAGCGTGGAAGGGCATGCGGGCGCATTTGTATGGGGCCGGTTTGCCGGAGCGTGTGGAGAGGACGACTCCATAGGGCGCTATGCGCTCATCCAGCAAGGTCGCTGCCATCTCTATGAAGGACGCACCCCGGCAGAGGTCTGCATGGGCGTACGGGTTATGGCGCTGATGGGCGTGAAAACGCTTGTTATCACCAATGCGGCTGGCGGGCTGAACCCGCAGTTCGATGCTGGCGGCATCATGTGCATGAGCGACATCATCAATAATACCGGTCATTCGCCCCTAACCGGGATCAATGTTGAGGCGTGGGGGCCGCGCTTCCCCGACATGTGCGCGCCTCTGGACGCGGATTTGCGGGCGATGGCCATGGAAACTGCGGCAAAAATGGGCCTGCGGCTTGAGCGCGGCGTATACATTGGCGTTCATGGGCCGGAAATGGAAACGCCCGCAGAAACACGCATGTACCGCCAGTGGGGAGCGGATGCCGTGGGCATGAGCACTGTACTTGAGATCATTGCGGCACGGCATATGGGCATGCGTGTACTTGGCCTTTCATGTTTGACCAATAAAAATTTACCTGACTGCATGACCCCGGCCCCCTTGGAAGAAATCCTCGCAGTGGCCGCTGTGGCGGGCAAAAATCTGGGTCGGCTCATCCGCGCCATGGTGACAAAACTCTGA
- the typA gene encoding translational GTPase TypA: protein MQHNESLRNVAIIAHVDHGKTTLVDGLFKQGGVFRADQQVDDRVMDKMDLERERGITIAAKNCAVNWKGVKINIIDTPGHADFGGEVERSLSMATGAILLVDSSEGPLPQTRFVLRKTLEAGLPVVVVINKIDRKDARPQEVLNEIYDLFIDLDANEHQLEFPVLYAIGRAGVAMNNIDDEQKDLSPLFDAIVKYIPGPSYDPEQPFQMLVADLDYSDYLGRLAVGRIMHGTVFAKEALACIGEDGQAKPLRATKLQVYDGLQVVEVEKALPGDIVVLAGIEDVTIGDTICTRDNPRAMPRIRVDEPTVAMRFGINSSPLAGREGKIVQSRAIYDRLVKETLRNVAVRVENTADRDAFLVKGRGEFQMAILIETMRREGFELSVGRPEVILRKDENGKVIEPIERLYVDCDEVFMGVVTDKLAQRKGRMLNCVNNGTGRVRLEFSVPSRGLIGYRDEFLTDTKGTGIMNSYVEGYEEWRGDFPTRYTGSIVADRAGAGVAYALFNLEPRGVLFVEPGDPVYEGMIVGEHNRDNDIDVNPTKEKKLTNLRASGKDENVTLTPVKKMTLEHALHFVREDELVEVTPLSIRLRKAELSAMKRYQTAGKRKNS from the coding sequence ATGCAGCACAATGAATCCCTTCGTAACGTCGCCATTATCGCCCACGTTGACCACGGCAAGACCACCCTTGTGGACGGTCTGTTCAAACAGGGCGGCGTGTTCCGCGCCGACCAGCAGGTTGACGACCGCGTGATGGACAAAATGGATCTGGAACGCGAACGCGGCATCACCATTGCCGCCAAGAACTGCGCCGTCAACTGGAAAGGGGTCAAGATCAATATCATTGACACCCCTGGCCACGCCGACTTTGGCGGCGAAGTGGAGCGTTCTCTCTCCATGGCTACCGGCGCAATCCTGCTGGTGGACTCCTCTGAAGGGCCGCTGCCGCAAACGCGCTTTGTGTTGCGCAAAACCCTTGAGGCCGGTCTGCCCGTGGTTGTGGTCATCAACAAGATTGACCGCAAGGACGCCCGCCCCCAGGAAGTGCTCAACGAAATTTACGACCTGTTCATTGATCTGGATGCCAACGAGCACCAGCTTGAATTTCCCGTGCTGTACGCCATTGGGCGCGCTGGCGTGGCCATGAACAACATTGACGACGAGCAGAAGGATCTTTCGCCTCTGTTCGATGCCATTGTTAAGTACATCCCCGGCCCCAGCTATGACCCCGAGCAGCCCTTCCAGATGCTGGTGGCCGACCTCGACTATTCCGATTATCTGGGCCGTCTGGCCGTGGGCCGCATCATGCACGGCACTGTTTTCGCCAAGGAAGCCCTGGCTTGCATTGGTGAGGACGGTCAGGCCAAGCCCCTGCGCGCCACCAAGCTTCAGGTGTATGATGGGTTGCAGGTGGTGGAAGTGGAAAAGGCCCTGCCCGGCGACATCGTGGTTCTGGCAGGTATTGAAGATGTGACCATCGGCGATACCATCTGCACCCGCGACAATCCCCGCGCCATGCCCCGTATCCGCGTGGATGAGCCCACTGTGGCCATGCGCTTTGGCATCAACAGTTCTCCCCTGGCCGGTCGCGAGGGCAAGATTGTGCAGAGCCGCGCCATCTATGACCGTCTGGTCAAGGAAACCCTGCGCAACGTGGCCGTACGCGTGGAAAACACGGCAGACCGCGACGCCTTCCTGGTTAAGGGCCGTGGCGAATTTCAGATGGCCATCCTTATCGAAACCATGCGCCGCGAAGGTTTTGAACTTTCCGTCGGCCGCCCCGAAGTTATTCTGCGCAAGGACGAAAACGGCAAAGTCATTGAACCTATTGAACGCCTGTACGTGGACTGCGACGAAGTGTTCATGGGCGTGGTGACTGACAAGCTGGCCCAGCGTAAGGGCCGCATGCTCAACTGCGTCAACAACGGCACGGGCCGTGTGCGCCTTGAATTCAGCGTGCCTTCGCGCGGCCTTATCGGCTACCGCGACGAGTTCCTCACCGATACCAAGGGTACCGGCATCATGAACTCCTATGTGGAAGGCTACGAAGAATGGCGCGGCGATTTTCCCACGCGTTACACGGGGTCCATCGTTGCCGACCGCGCTGGCGCTGGCGTGGCCTATGCCCTCTTTAACCTTGAGCCGCGCGGCGTTCTTTTTGTGGAACCCGGCGACCCGGTGTACGAAGGCATGATCGTGGGCGAGCACAACCGCGATAACGATATCGACGTGAACCCCACCAAGGAAAAGAAGCTCACCAACCTGCGCGCTTCGGGCAAAGACGAAAACGTCACCCTCACCCCGGTGAAGAAAATGACCCTTGAGCACGCCCTGCACTTTGTGCGCGAAGATGAACTGGTGGAAGTCACTCCCCTTTCCATCCGCCTGCGCAAGGCCGAACTTTCGGCCATGAAGCGCTACCAGACCGCAGGCAAGCGCAAGAACAGCTAA
- a CDS encoding cache domain-containing protein — protein sequence MRDPHASTKEAVEQLIPFMPDIRRCHTVFSQLERQWTWIALTGKINCNAIAATLFDFIFKTRDTFGLLRQDMTSMLGEKLLEKAVREMSPVAQVVMDIIKRNLYERTADVSFLATDGEIVGFLQSGACDVPTLRARLAAYRSKYSVYRDILVLDPQGGVCVQLDTKRPVSASKDPLVRQTLAAQEFVETFRPTDLSPDGRSALVYSHAIRGEGIAEPLGVLCLVFDMDGETADLFAGMARFAQDMVILLLDEKGQAFASSDTRMVPIGSSFALTPEDSFTVTSHASKATLAVSRPSEGYQGYEGQAWQTHVLRNAQSAFASKAAEGLDVALVRREAGFSAQLTSIEEQAGDVMGDLTLAALNGQIMAARQSGNARDDERLAAQALPPILDAVRKMGIEMEHEFHYFTDGLLKTVTASRLNDASFLASITVEIMDRNLYERANDCRWWALTPDFRRILAQPSVSRGDLSRLEDILEYINSYYTVYSNLFLYDARGTVVACSQAGERSLYGQQIGEEYVRRTLSLKDSDDFSVSPFRATELYHPKGAAQPTYVYSAPVFAPQGGQAVGGIGIVFDSLPQFAGMLGDTLPKNGDGEVITGAASFFAEAGGTLVAASEAHMHPGENRELRPQWLALGQGECTSQLESVDGVLYAVGCARSRGYREYKRDGRYANDVLCVVRLPI from the coding sequence GTGCGCGACCCCCATGCGTCCACGAAAGAGGCCGTTGAGCAGCTGATTCCCTTTATGCCTGATATCAGGCGATGCCACACGGTATTTTCTCAACTGGAACGGCAATGGACGTGGATTGCCCTCACGGGCAAGATCAATTGCAACGCCATTGCCGCCACCCTCTTTGATTTCATCTTCAAGACCCGCGATACGTTTGGCCTGCTGCGGCAGGACATGACCAGCATGCTGGGCGAAAAGCTGCTTGAAAAAGCCGTGCGCGAAATGTCGCCTGTGGCCCAGGTGGTCATGGACATCATCAAGCGCAATCTTTATGAGCGCACTGCGGACGTGAGCTTTCTGGCAACAGATGGCGAGATTGTGGGCTTTTTGCAGAGCGGCGCATGCGATGTACCCACGCTGCGCGCCCGGCTTGCTGCCTACCGCTCAAAATACAGCGTGTACCGTGACATCTTGGTGCTTGATCCTCAGGGCGGGGTGTGCGTGCAGCTTGATACCAAAAGGCCTGTGAGCGCCTCAAAAGATCCGCTGGTCAGGCAGACGCTGGCCGCACAGGAATTTGTGGAAACCTTTCGGCCTACAGACCTCTCCCCCGATGGCAGGTCGGCCCTTGTATATTCCCACGCCATCAGGGGCGAAGGTATCGCCGAACCCCTGGGCGTGCTCTGTCTTGTATTCGATATGGACGGAGAAACCGCAGACCTCTTTGCAGGTATGGCCCGCTTTGCGCAGGATATGGTCATCCTGCTGCTGGACGAAAAAGGTCAGGCCTTTGCCAGCAGCGATACGCGGATGGTTCCCATCGGGAGTTCCTTTGCCCTCACCCCGGAGGACAGCTTTACCGTGACCAGTCATGCCAGCAAGGCAACTCTGGCGGTCTCGCGTCCTTCAGAAGGTTATCAGGGCTATGAGGGGCAGGCATGGCAAACCCACGTGTTGCGCAACGCGCAAAGCGCGTTTGCCAGCAAGGCGGCAGAAGGGCTTGATGTTGCCCTTGTGCGGCGGGAGGCGGGATTCTCCGCCCAGTTGACCAGCATTGAAGAACAGGCCGGCGATGTTATGGGCGATCTGACGCTGGCTGCGCTCAACGGGCAGATAATGGCCGCCCGTCAAAGCGGCAATGCGCGGGATGACGAACGCCTCGCCGCCCAGGCCTTGCCGCCCATCCTGGATGCTGTGCGCAAAATGGGCATCGAAATGGAGCATGAGTTCCATTATTTCACCGATGGCCTGCTAAAAACGGTCACGGCCTCGCGTTTGAACGATGCCTCCTTTCTGGCCTCCATCACCGTGGAAATAATGGACCGCAATTTGTATGAGCGCGCCAACGATTGCCGCTGGTGGGCGCTGACCCCGGATTTTCGCCGTATCCTTGCGCAGCCGTCCGTCAGCAGGGGCGACCTCTCACGCCTTGAGGATATTCTGGAGTACATCAACAGCTATTACACGGTGTACTCAAACCTGTTTCTCTACGATGCGCGCGGAACCGTTGTGGCCTGTTCGCAGGCCGGGGAGCGCAGTCTTTACGGGCAGCAGATAGGCGAGGAGTATGTGCGCCGTACCTTGTCGCTCAAGGATTCGGACGATTTTTCCGTCTCGCCCTTTCGCGCCACTGAACTGTATCACCCCAAGGGCGCAGCGCAACCAACCTATGTGTACAGCGCTCCCGTGTTTGCACCACAGGGGGGGCAGGCCGTTGGTGGCATAGGCATTGTTTTCGATTCCCTGCCGCAGTTTGCGGGCATGCTGGGCGATACCCTGCCCAAGAATGGGGATGGCGAAGTGATCACCGGGGCAGCAAGCTTTTTTGCCGAGGCGGGCGGAACCCTTGTGGCCGCCAGCGAAGCCCACATGCACCCTGGCGAAAACCGTGAGCTGCGGCCCCAGTGGCTGGCTCTAGGACAGGGCGAATGCACCTCGCAGCTCGAATCTGTGGATGGTGTGCTGTATGCCGTGGGTTGCGCGCGCTCGCGCGGCTACCGCGAATACAAGCGCGATGGGCGCTACGCCAACGATGTGCTCTGCGTTGTGCGGCTGCCCATTTAG
- the thiM gene encoding hydroxyethylthiazole kinase, whose translation MECFGEILDMVRRQSPVVHSITNYVTVNDCANIILAAGGSPIMADDAAEVEQIVGLSSALVLNIGTLNTRTAASMLAAGKRANALNIPVVLDPVGAGASSLRNETLRALMQEVRFAAIKGNSSEIRFLAGDKATARGVDADEGTLVSEDNLAASARMAMDMCAATGAVIIISGRIDIVAHSKGAWAVSNGDPLMTRITGAGCMTAAVVGCCVGAAPAELPQACLCAMCSMGVAGEIAAENMGAVGGGTGTYRTLLLDAMSSLDGPAITCRGKVQHIA comes from the coding sequence ATGGAATGCTTTGGGGAAATTCTCGACATGGTGCGCCGCCAAAGCCCCGTGGTGCACAGCATTACAAACTATGTGACAGTCAATGACTGCGCAAATATCATTCTGGCTGCGGGGGGATCGCCCATCATGGCTGATGATGCGGCGGAAGTGGAGCAGATTGTGGGCCTCAGTTCGGCTCTGGTTCTCAATATTGGCACCCTCAATACCCGAACGGCGGCATCCATGCTTGCAGCGGGCAAACGCGCCAATGCCCTGAACATTCCTGTTGTGCTCGACCCTGTGGGCGCGGGCGCGTCCAGCCTGCGCAACGAAACGCTGCGCGCCCTGATGCAGGAGGTGCGCTTTGCCGCCATCAAGGGCAACAGTTCTGAAATCCGTTTTCTGGCGGGCGATAAAGCCACGGCGCGCGGCGTTGACGCAGATGAAGGCACGCTGGTTTCAGAAGACAACCTTGCCGCCTCGGCCCGCATGGCCATGGACATGTGCGCCGCCACTGGTGCGGTTATCATCATCAGCGGGCGCATAGACATTGTGGCCCACTCAAAAGGGGCCTGGGCCGTCAGCAATGGCGACCCGCTCATGACGCGCATCACCGGCGCAGGCTGTATGACAGCCGCCGTGGTGGGCTGCTGCGTGGGCGCTGCCCCGGCCGAGCTGCCGCAGGCCTGCCTGTGCGCCATGTGCTCCATGGGCGTGGCCGGGGAGATCGCCGCAGAAAATATGGGGGCCGTGGGCGGCGGCACAGGCACCTACCGCACTCTGCTGCTGGATGCCATGAGTTCCCTTGACGGCCCCGCCATCACCTGCCGGGGCAAGGTACAGCACATAGCCTGA
- a CDS encoding DsrE family protein — translation MNYDLCLHMDSKDPDILRLVLRNAANYIKALPQERFQLVVVANGPAVTQFVKGNEEFRAIAAPLQDQGLRILLCANALADNKIDHAGIWPGCDVVPAGLVEIVRLQREGFAYIKP, via the coding sequence ATGAATTACGATCTCTGCCTGCACATGGACAGCAAGGACCCCGACATCCTGCGTCTTGTTCTTCGTAATGCAGCCAACTATATCAAAGCCCTGCCCCAAGAACGCTTTCAGCTTGTGGTTGTAGCCAACGGCCCAGCCGTCACCCAGTTCGTCAAGGGCAATGAAGAATTCCGAGCCATTGCGGCCCCCTTGCAGGATCAGGGCCTGCGCATCCTGCTGTGCGCCAACGCGCTGGCCGACAACAAGATCGATCATGCTGGCATCTGGCCCGGCTGCGATGTTGTGCCCGCCGGGCTTGTGGAAATTGTGCGCCTGCAACGCGAAGGCTTCGCCTATATCAAGCCCTAG
- a CDS encoding BamA/TamA family outer membrane protein, translating to MISTLGALPPQRATSLSVLRAFAVLVLLLCAGGCGLLARAPAEEPQPAPPGLETAWQGKPVPYKVRIKVQDGPDSLAGQMKASSQLVQLAKEQPDSLLALERRARADTASAQSLLHSQGYYDGLASVQIDKDASPVVVDLVLSPGKRYSLGRADVYYDPEPDIPQFFRNRQREVGFWGLQTEPVPPPSFPTVLPGVAIGKPIAADDLLAAVDALPESLRRQGYPLAAVADTSYTLDREARKLNADILVRPGPPALMGRIEVRGAKEVNAEYVQRLAPWNVGEEPWDSDMVEDYANKLRGLGLFRSVQVKPLEENLAWGAGRESASVLPLEVTVAEAPFHSVGASARYDTDTGLGVEGMWENRNVFGNGEKLTLSAPLATETQGLKAVFEKPAFMAREQKLLVTGSTLREDTSAYEKIAGSGSGDIERRLSRQWWGSAGLGGESGSIKDNEQDPKGYGFFGPRVGLRRDTRNNILNPSDGSELAVKVKPYTGFYGESFNVMTGVVSASGYYAPFRKDGLPDDKLVLAGRVEAGGLAGAGLRTIPASLRYYTGGAGSVRGYAYQSLGPRDHKDEPLGGRSYQVVNLEARYKITEDVGIVPFLDGGMVYRDELPRIIGDMNWGAGLGLRYYTPIGPVRLDVGFPLQPIDGDPPVQIYVSIGQSF from the coding sequence ATGATCTCCACCCTTGGCGCACTACCCCCCCAGAGGGCGACCAGCCTTTCCGTACTGCGAGCCTTCGCAGTCTTGGTGTTGCTGCTGTGCGCCGGGGGCTGCGGCTTGCTGGCCAGAGCGCCCGCAGAAGAACCGCAGCCAGCGCCGCCGGGGCTGGAAACGGCCTGGCAGGGTAAGCCCGTGCCGTACAAGGTGCGTATCAAGGTGCAGGACGGCCCTGATTCTCTGGCAGGGCAAATGAAGGCCTCAAGCCAGCTTGTGCAGCTTGCCAAGGAACAGCCAGACAGCCTGCTGGCTCTTGAAAGGCGCGCCAGAGCCGACACCGCCAGCGCGCAAAGCCTGCTGCACTCCCAAGGCTATTATGACGGCCTTGCTTCCGTTCAAATAGACAAGGACGCCTCACCCGTTGTTGTTGACCTTGTCCTTTCGCCGGGCAAGCGTTACAGCCTGGGCCGCGCCGATGTGTATTACGACCCGGAGCCCGACATCCCGCAGTTTTTCCGCAATCGGCAGCGCGAGGTGGGCTTTTGGGGGCTGCAAACGGAACCCGTGCCCCCGCCGTCCTTCCCCACAGTTTTGCCGGGAGTCGCCATTGGCAAGCCCATTGCCGCCGATGACCTGCTCGCGGCGGTGGATGCCCTGCCAGAATCCTTGCGGCGGCAGGGCTATCCCCTGGCCGCTGTGGCGGATACCAGCTACACCCTTGACCGCGAGGCCCGCAAACTCAATGCCGATATCCTGGTGCGGCCCGGTCCTCCGGCGCTCATGGGCCGTATCGAAGTGCGCGGAGCAAAGGAAGTGAACGCCGAATACGTGCAGCGGCTCGCGCCCTGGAATGTGGGCGAGGAACCGTGGGATTCGGACATGGTGGAAGACTACGCCAACAAGCTGCGCGGTCTGGGCTTGTTCCGCTCCGTGCAGGTCAAACCTCTGGAAGAAAATCTCGCCTGGGGCGCGGGGCGCGAAAGCGCCTCCGTGCTGCCGCTGGAAGTGACCGTGGCGGAAGCGCCCTTCCATTCGGTGGGGGCCAGTGCCCGGTACGATACGGATACGGGCCTTGGTGTGGAAGGCATGTGGGAAAACCGCAATGTCTTTGGGAATGGTGAAAAACTCACGCTTTCAGCTCCGCTGGCTACGGAAACGCAAGGCCTCAAGGCGGTGTTTGAAAAGCCCGCCTTTATGGCCAGGGAGCAGAAACTGCTCGTCACCGGCTCCACCCTGCGGGAAGATACCAGCGCCTACGAAAAAATTGCGGGCAGCGGCTCCGGCGACATCGAGCGGCGGCTTTCTCGCCAGTGGTGGGGCAGCGCGGGCCTTGGGGGCGAAAGCGGCTCCATCAAGGATAACGAGCAGGACCCCAAGGGCTACGGATTTTTTGGGCCACGGGTGGGGCTGCGGCGCGACACGCGCAACAATATCCTCAATCCTTCCGACGGGTCGGAGCTGGCGGTCAAGGTCAAGCCCTACACGGGCTTTTACGGCGAATCGTTCAACGTCATGACAGGGGTTGTTTCTGCCAGCGGCTATTACGCCCCCTTCCGCAAGGACGGCCTGCCGGATGACAAGCTTGTGCTGGCGGGCAGGGTCGAGGCCGGGGGGCTTGCGGGTGCCGGGCTGCGCACCATTCCGGCCAGTTTGCGCTATTACACGGGCGGGGCTGGCTCTGTGCGGGGCTATGCCTATCAGTCGCTCGGTCCCCGCGACCACAAGGACGAACCGCTGGGCGGGCGTTCCTATCAGGTGGTAAATCTTGAGGCGCGCTATAAAATTACCGAGGATGTGGGCATTGTGCCTTTTCTGGATGGCGGCATGGTCTACAGGGACGAGCTGCCGCGCATCATCGGCGACATGAACTGGGGCGCTGGCCTTGGCCTGCGGTACTATACGCCCATCGGCCCTGTGCGGCTGGATGTGGGTTTTCCCTTGCAGCCCATTGACGGCGATCCCCCGGTGCAGATTTACGTCAGCATAGGACAGTCTTTCTGA